The Aeromicrobium sp. Leaf245 genome includes a region encoding these proteins:
- a CDS encoding acetyl-CoA C-acetyltransferase has product MTQSVIVAGARTPIGRLLGGLKTLSGSDLGGLAIKGALEKAGISGDQVDYVIMGQVLGAGAGQVPARQAAFKGGIPLDVPALTINKVCLSGINAIALADQLIRAGEYDVVVAGGQESMTQAPHLLTGSREGTKYGKATMLDHMEYDGLWDALTDQAMGSLTEQRNADVDALTREEQDAFGARSHQLAATAQKNGVFDEEIVPVEIPQRKGDPVVVSADEGVRGDTTAESLGRLRPAFDKEGTITAGTASQISDGAAAVVVMSKAKAEELGLTWIAEIGAHGNVSGPDSTLQEQPANAIEKALAKQGRTAADLDLVELNEAFAAVGIQSARKLGISEDIVNVNGGAIALGHPIGMSGARIVLHLALELKRRGGGLGAAALCGGGGQGDALLITVPSA; this is encoded by the coding sequence ATGACCCAGTCCGTGATCGTCGCCGGCGCCCGCACGCCGATCGGCCGTCTGCTCGGCGGCCTCAAGACGCTGTCCGGATCCGACCTCGGTGGCCTCGCCATCAAGGGCGCGCTCGAGAAGGCCGGGATCTCCGGCGACCAGGTCGACTACGTGATCATGGGCCAGGTGCTCGGCGCCGGAGCCGGCCAGGTCCCCGCGCGGCAGGCTGCCTTCAAGGGCGGCATCCCGCTCGACGTGCCGGCCCTGACGATCAACAAGGTCTGTCTGTCGGGCATCAACGCCATCGCGCTCGCCGACCAGCTGATCCGCGCCGGTGAGTACGACGTGGTCGTGGCCGGCGGTCAGGAGTCGATGACCCAGGCGCCGCACCTGCTCACGGGCTCGCGCGAGGGAACCAAGTACGGCAAGGCCACGATGCTCGACCACATGGAGTACGACGGCCTGTGGGACGCGCTGACCGACCAGGCCATGGGCTCGCTCACCGAGCAGCGCAACGCCGACGTCGATGCACTGACCCGCGAGGAGCAGGACGCGTTCGGAGCCCGCTCGCACCAGCTCGCGGCCACGGCGCAGAAGAACGGTGTCTTCGACGAGGAGATCGTCCCCGTCGAGATCCCGCAGCGCAAGGGCGACCCGGTCGTCGTCTCGGCCGACGAGGGCGTGCGGGGCGACACCACGGCCGAGTCCCTCGGCCGACTGCGCCCCGCCTTCGACAAGGAGGGGACCATCACCGCCGGCACCGCCAGCCAGATCTCCGACGGCGCCGCCGCCGTGGTGGTCATGAGCAAGGCCAAGGCCGAGGAGCTCGGCCTCACCTGGATCGCCGAGATCGGCGCGCACGGCAACGTGTCCGGCCCCGACTCCACGCTCCAGGAGCAGCCGGCCAACGCCATCGAGAAGGCGCTCGCGAAGCAGGGCAGGACCGCGGCCGACCTCGACCTCGTCGAGCTGAACGAGGCCTTCGCGGCCGTCGGCATCCAGTCGGCCCGCAAGCTCGGCATCTCCGAGGACATCGTCAACGTCAACGGCGGTGCGATCGCCCTCGGGCACCCGATCGGGATGAGCGGCGCGCGCATCGTGCTGCACCTCGCGCTCGAGCTGAAGCGACGCGGCGGTGGGCTCGGCGCTGCCGCGCTCTGTGGTGGCGGCGGCCAGGGCGACGCCCTGCTCATCACCGTGCCGTCCGCCTGA
- a CDS encoding LysR family transcriptional regulator yields the protein MLRALVMVERSGSITDAARVLRFSAPAVSAHLQALERECGVRLVRREGAGVRLTEEGRRAVPIARLILAAAEELGGVAERGPVARGALPGGSAPRQHLPHEV from the coding sequence ATGCTGCGCGCCCTGGTGATGGTCGAGCGCAGCGGCTCGATCACCGACGCCGCCCGGGTCCTGCGGTTCTCGGCGCCGGCCGTGAGTGCTCACCTGCAGGCCCTGGAGCGCGAGTGCGGTGTCCGCCTCGTCCGGCGCGAGGGCGCCGGGGTGCGCCTCACCGAGGAGGGACGTCGGGCCGTGCCGATCGCGCGGCTCATCCTGGCGGCCGCCGAGGAGCTCGGTGGTGTCGCCGAGCGCGGGCCGGTGGCTCGCGGCGCACTACCCGGTGGCAGCGCTCCTCGTCAACACCTCCCGCACGAAGTCTGA
- a CDS encoding LysR family transcriptional regulator: protein MHIELRMLRALVMVEASGSITRAADGLAFSPAAVSEHLRALERECGVRLVERTGAGTALTEEGRRAVPIARLMLAAAVELERLGRRASPSRSGVIPPGPSSIKSNHRDREVR from the coding sequence GTGCACATCGAGCTGCGGATGTTGCGTGCCCTGGTGATGGTCGAGGCCAGCGGCTCCATCACCCGCGCGGCGGACGGCCTGGCCTTCTCGCCCGCCGCGGTCAGCGAGCACCTGCGTGCGCTCGAGAGGGAGTGCGGGGTGCGTCTGGTCGAGCGCACGGGGGCCGGCACGGCACTCACGGAGGAGGGGCGCAGGGCGGTGCCGATCGCCCGCCTCATGCTCGCCGCGGCCGTCGAGCTGGAGCGGCTCGGTCGGCGCGCGAGCCCGAGCCGCAGCGGTGTCATACCGCCTGGACCGTCGTCGATCAAGAGCAACCACAGAGATCGTGAGGTTCGTTGA
- the mce gene encoding methylmalonyl-CoA epimerase, producing the protein MTTSTPPSDAPADATVPEHLLVAIDHVGIAVPDLDDALAFYSSVFGLRSVHEEVNEEQGVREAMLAVGDSGSCIQLLAPLNDSSTIAKFLDRNGQGIQQLAYRVLDIDAVSAILRERGVRLLYDQPKRGTSDSRVNFVHPKDAGGVLVELVEPSSTSH; encoded by the coding sequence ATGACCACCTCGACCCCTCCGTCGGACGCCCCCGCCGACGCCACCGTCCCCGAGCACCTCCTCGTCGCCATCGACCACGTCGGCATCGCCGTGCCCGACCTCGACGACGCCCTCGCCTTCTACTCCTCCGTCTTCGGGCTCCGGTCCGTGCACGAGGAGGTCAACGAGGAGCAGGGTGTCCGCGAGGCGATGCTCGCCGTCGGCGACTCCGGCTCCTGCATCCAGCTGCTGGCCCCGCTCAACGACAGCTCCACGATCGCGAAGTTCCTGGACCGCAACGGCCAGGGGATCCAGCAGCTCGCCTACCGCGTGCTCGACATCGACGCGGTCTCGGCGATCCTGCGCGAGCGCGGCGTCCGGCTGCTCTACGACCAGCCGAAGCGCGGCACGTCCGACAGCCGGGTGAACTTCGTGCACCCCAAGGACGCCGGCGGCGTGCTCGTCGAGCTGGTCGAGCCGTCCTCGACGTCGCACTGA
- the ccrA gene encoding crotonyl-CoA carboxylase/reductase gives MQHILDAILAGDTASEDFAHLDIPDHYRAATVHKDEVDMFEGVASRDKDPRKSIHVEDVALPELGPGEALVAVMASAINYNTVWTSIFEPVSTFGFLERYGRLSPLTKRHDLPYHVVGSDLAGVVLRTGPGVTQWKPGAEVVAHCLSVELEDPAGHDDTMMDPQQRIWGFETNFGGLAHIALVKSNQLLPKPDHLTWEEAASPGLVNATAYRQLVSKNGGNMKQGDNVLIWGASGGLGGFATQYALNGGANPICVVSNEEKAKIVRSMGAEHVINRSEENWKFWNEEGTQQNPKEWQRLGKKIRELTGGEDIDIVFEHPGRETFGASVYVTRKGGTITTCASTTGFMHEYDNRYLWMNLKRIVSSHFANYREAYEANRLIAQGKIHPTVSRTYTLEDVGQASLDVHHNLHQGKVGVLTLAPEEGLGVRDEEFRAKHLDAINRFRGI, from the coding sequence GTGCAGCACATCCTCGATGCGATCCTCGCCGGAGACACGGCGAGCGAGGACTTCGCCCACCTGGACATCCCCGACCACTACCGCGCCGCCACCGTCCACAAGGACGAGGTCGACATGTTCGAGGGCGTCGCCAGCCGCGACAAGGACCCGCGCAAGTCGATCCACGTCGAGGACGTCGCGCTCCCCGAGCTGGGTCCGGGCGAGGCCCTCGTGGCCGTCATGGCGAGCGCCATCAACTACAACACCGTCTGGACGTCGATCTTCGAGCCCGTCTCCACGTTCGGCTTCCTCGAGCGCTACGGCCGACTCTCCCCGCTCACCAAGCGCCACGACCTGCCGTACCACGTGGTCGGCTCCGACCTCGCCGGAGTCGTGCTGCGCACGGGCCCGGGCGTCACCCAGTGGAAGCCGGGTGCGGAGGTCGTCGCACACTGCCTCTCCGTGGAGCTCGAGGACCCCGCCGGCCACGACGACACGATGATGGATCCCCAGCAGCGCATCTGGGGCTTCGAGACCAACTTCGGCGGACTGGCCCACATCGCCCTGGTCAAGTCCAACCAGCTGCTGCCCAAGCCCGACCACCTCACGTGGGAGGAGGCCGCCTCGCCCGGACTGGTCAACGCGACCGCGTACCGCCAGCTGGTCTCCAAGAACGGCGGCAACATGAAGCAGGGCGACAACGTGCTGATCTGGGGCGCCTCCGGCGGCCTCGGCGGCTTCGCCACGCAGTACGCCCTGAACGGTGGCGCCAACCCGATCTGCGTGGTCTCCAACGAGGAGAAGGCCAAGATCGTCCGGAGCATGGGCGCCGAGCACGTCATCAACCGGTCCGAGGAGAACTGGAAGTTCTGGAACGAGGAGGGCACCCAGCAGAACCCGAAGGAGTGGCAGCGCCTCGGCAAGAAGATCCGCGAGCTCACCGGTGGCGAGGACATCGACATCGTCTTCGAGCACCCGGGTCGTGAGACCTTCGGCGCCTCGGTCTACGTCACCCGCAAGGGCGGCACCATCACCACCTGCGCGTCGACCACCGGCTTCATGCACGAGTACGACAACCGCTACCTGTGGATGAACCTGAAGCGGATCGTCTCGAGCCACTTCGCCAACTACCGCGAGGCGTACGAGGCCAACCGGCTCATCGCCCAGGGCAAGATCCACCCCACGGTCTCGCGCACGTACACGCTCGAGGACGTGGGCCAGGCCTCGCTCGACGTCCACCACAACCTCCACCAGGGCAAGGTCGGCGTGCTCACCCTCGCCCCCGAGGAGGGGCTGGGCGTCCGCGACGAGGAGTTCCGCGCCAAGCACCTCGACGCCATCAACCGGTTCCGCGGCATCTGA
- a CDS encoding DivIVA domain-containing protein: MSEEQSGLSIFDAARKSAEVSFPLARRGGYDSDAVDAWARTQSAELQKAADAVQSLQEENDELHDLVEQLRERVEAIDRPTYSGLGGHAAQLLQLAEQEADEVRSRARREADEVLKVAEEEAALVRTAAAKEAEDLRTRAVSELEEKRRELLTEAEAGRADAAAHADDVRAQADREAAQIRLAAEQDAQNMRLGATREVEQARAAADREVTEARRVLAVEKERLAREAAENHAAATEQTSKLVTDAETRAAAADERARGLMSKANAARESASTDASSIVDNARKEAAALVANAKAEADHLRASATTDVERETRSLRTEVEDLQRRREGILAQMGQLRDIVASFAGDSAASTASASAPQGRADEPAPQDASDEDTGDTDDTVEAPAAR, translated from the coding sequence ATGTCCGAGGAGCAGTCCGGATTGTCCATCTTCGACGCGGCACGCAAGTCCGCCGAGGTCTCGTTCCCCTTGGCCCGGCGCGGCGGCTACGACAGCGACGCGGTCGACGCCTGGGCCCGCACCCAGTCCGCCGAGCTGCAGAAGGCCGCCGACGCGGTCCAGTCGCTGCAGGAGGAGAACGACGAGCTGCACGACCTCGTCGAGCAGCTGCGCGAGCGGGTCGAGGCCATCGACCGGCCCACGTACTCCGGGCTCGGCGGGCACGCCGCCCAGCTGCTGCAGCTGGCCGAGCAGGAGGCCGACGAGGTGCGCTCGCGTGCTCGCCGCGAGGCCGACGAGGTGCTGAAGGTCGCCGAGGAGGAGGCCGCCCTCGTCCGCACCGCTGCGGCCAAGGAGGCCGAGGACCTGCGCACGCGCGCGGTCAGCGAGCTCGAGGAGAAGCGGCGCGAGCTGCTCACCGAGGCCGAGGCCGGCCGTGCCGACGCGGCTGCACACGCCGACGACGTGCGCGCCCAGGCCGACCGCGAGGCCGCCCAGATCCGTCTCGCGGCCGAGCAGGACGCCCAGAACATGCGTCTCGGCGCCACCCGTGAGGTCGAGCAGGCTCGCGCGGCCGCCGACCGGGAGGTCACCGAGGCCCGTCGCGTGCTGGCGGTCGAGAAGGAGCGCCTGGCTCGCGAGGCCGCCGAGAACCACGCTGCCGCCACCGAGCAGACGTCCAAGCTGGTCACGGACGCCGAGACGCGTGCCGCGGCCGCCGACGAGCGCGCCCGAGGCCTCATGAGCAAGGCCAACGCGGCGCGCGAGTCGGCCAGCACGGACGCGTCGTCGATCGTCGACAACGCGCGCAAGGAGGCGGCCGCCCTGGTGGCGAACGCCAAGGCCGAGGCCGACCACCTGCGCGCCTCCGCGACCACCGACGTGGAGCGCGAGACCCGCTCCCTGCGGACCGAGGTCGAGGACCTGCAGCGTCGACGCGAGGGGATCCTGGCGCAGATGGGTCAGCTCCGCGACATCGTCGCGTCCTTCGCGGGCGACTCGGCGGCGAGCACGGCGTCCGCGTCCGCCCCGCAGGGGCGGGCCGACGAGCCGGCACCGCAGGACGCCTCGGACGAGGACACGGGCGACACGGACGACACCGTCGAGGCTCCTGCGGCCCGCTGA
- a CDS encoding 3-hydroxyacyl-CoA dehydrogenase NAD-binding domain-containing protein: protein MQEIVDRLTADDRGAEIARTLVYPYLNHAATMYESGYATKDDIDASMRFGCGYPIGPLALVDALGAATVVEGLRAQHAGTGDPLHEPAPVLVKLAESSETFEAAADAGADAAPQKHHPVAKVGVVGTGTMASGIVEVFAKAGHDVVFVGRSDDKVAAVQARIEKNLDRAIAKGRLTEDEKSDVIGRLTAATDRHALDDVDIVVEAIAEDLDVKLELFRDLDRITKPGAILATTTSSLSIASCAEATSRPQDVVGMHFFNPAPVMKLVEVVSADSTSPEVAETVKALCLDVGKHPVSCGDRAGFIVNALLFPYLNDAVTLHESGEASLEEIDTALKETKLPMGPFELLDVVGNDVSLAIQQTLVSTFGHEGWTPAPTLERLVAEGKLGRKTGEGFHTY from the coding sequence ATGCAGGAGATCGTGGACCGTCTCACGGCCGACGACCGCGGCGCCGAGATCGCCCGGACGCTGGTGTACCCGTACCTCAACCACGCCGCCACCATGTACGAGAGCGGCTACGCCACCAAGGACGACATCGACGCCTCGATGCGCTTCGGCTGCGGCTACCCGATCGGCCCGCTGGCCCTGGTCGACGCCCTCGGTGCCGCCACCGTGGTCGAGGGCCTGCGCGCCCAGCACGCCGGCACCGGTGACCCGCTCCACGAGCCGGCTCCCGTGCTGGTGAAGCTCGCCGAGTCCTCCGAGACGTTCGAGGCCGCCGCCGACGCGGGCGCCGACGCGGCCCCTCAGAAGCACCACCCGGTCGCCAAGGTCGGTGTCGTCGGCACGGGCACCATGGCCTCCGGCATCGTCGAGGTCTTCGCCAAGGCCGGGCACGACGTGGTCTTCGTCGGTCGCTCCGACGACAAGGTCGCCGCCGTCCAGGCCCGGATCGAGAAGAACCTCGACCGGGCGATCGCCAAGGGACGGCTCACCGAGGACGAGAAGTCCGACGTCATCGGTCGGCTGACCGCCGCGACGGACCGGCACGCGCTCGACGACGTCGACATCGTGGTGGAGGCCATCGCCGAGGACCTCGACGTGAAGCTCGAGCTCTTTCGCGACCTCGACCGCATCACCAAGCCCGGGGCGATCCTCGCGACCACCACGTCGTCGCTCTCCATCGCGTCGTGCGCCGAGGCCACCTCGCGTCCGCAGGACGTCGTGGGCATGCACTTCTTCAACCCCGCCCCGGTCATGAAGCTCGTCGAGGTCGTCTCCGCGGACTCGACCTCGCCCGAGGTCGCCGAGACCGTCAAGGCCCTGTGCCTCGACGTCGGCAAGCACCCGGTCTCCTGCGGTGATCGCGCCGGGTTCATCGTGAACGCGCTGCTGTTCCCCTACCTCAACGACGCCGTGACGCTGCACGAGTCCGGTGAGGCCTCGCTCGAGGAGATCGACACCGCGCTCAAGGAGACCAAGCTCCCCATGGGTCCGTTCGAGCTGCTCGACGTGGTCGGCAACGACGTCTCGCTGGCGATCCAGCAGACGCTGGTGTCCACCTTCGGTCACGAGGGCTGGACGCCCGCGCCGACCCTGGAGCGCCTGGTCGCCGAGGGCAAGCTCGGCCGCAAGACCGGCGAGGGCTTCCACACCTACTGA
- a CDS encoding lipocalin family protein: MSLATGVAALALNTLAACGSDDGPGTPDGSSPSPSTSASASESPTAAEPTGDPADAADLAGTWRDDEADWTVTFKADGTFSEDFQGVPEFRTGDYEVADGVVTLQGGDGNDDEGTIKDGTLVFKLGTLVRQ, translated from the coding sequence ATGAGCCTGGCCACGGGCGTCGCCGCCCTCGCGCTGAACACCCTCGCCGCCTGCGGGTCCGACGACGGACCGGGGACCCCCGACGGCTCCTCGCCGTCCCCGTCGACCTCCGCCTCCGCGTCCGAGTCCCCCACGGCGGCCGAGCCCACCGGCGATCCGGCCGACGCGGCCGACCTCGCCGGCACGTGGCGCGACGACGAGGCCGACTGGACGGTGACCTTCAAGGCCGACGGCACGTTCTCCGAGGACTTCCAGGGCGTGCCGGAGTTCCGGACGGGTGACTACGAGGTCGCCGACGGCGTCGTGACGCTGCAGGGTGGCGACGGCAACGACGACGAGGGCACCATTAAGGACGGCACGCTGGTGTTCAAGCTCGGGACGTTGGTGCGTCAGTAG
- the nucS gene encoding endonuclease NucS, which translates to MRLVVARCQVDYAGRLTAHLPMATRVIMVKADGSVLVHSDGGSYKPLNWMSPPCSLKEGTADDGRLEWVVQAGKTDDTLRILIDEVVSDSSHDLGVDPGLRKDGVEKHLQELLAEHTSTFGVGMSLVRREFMTAIGPVDLLCRDDAGAAVAVEIKRRGDIDGVEQLTRYLELMNRDPKLRPVRGIFAAQEIKPQARVLAEDRGIECVVVDYDALRGIDDPSLRLF; encoded by the coding sequence GTGCGTCTGGTCGTCGCACGCTGCCAGGTCGACTACGCCGGGCGGCTCACCGCACATCTGCCCATGGCCACCCGGGTCATCATGGTCAAGGCCGACGGCTCGGTGCTCGTGCACTCCGACGGTGGCTCCTACAAGCCGTTGAACTGGATGAGCCCGCCCTGCAGCCTCAAGGAGGGCACCGCCGACGACGGTCGCCTCGAGTGGGTCGTGCAGGCCGGCAAGACCGACGACACGCTGCGCATCCTCATCGACGAGGTCGTGTCCGACTCCAGCCACGACCTGGGCGTCGACCCCGGCCTGCGCAAGGACGGCGTCGAGAAGCACCTGCAGGAGCTCCTGGCCGAGCACACGAGCACCTTCGGCGTCGGCATGTCGCTCGTGCGCCGTGAGTTCATGACCGCGATCGGACCGGTCGACCTGCTGTGCCGCGACGACGCCGGCGCCGCCGTGGCCGTCGAGATCAAGCGGCGCGGCGACATCGACGGCGTCGAGCAGCTCACCCGCTACCTCGAGCTGATGAACCGCGACCCGAAGCTGCGCCCCGTGCGCGGCATCTTCGCCGCCCAGGAGATCAAGCCCCAGGCCCGCGTGCTCGCCGAGGACCGCGGCATCGAGTGCGTCGTCGTCGACTACGACGCCCTCCGCGGCATCGACGACCCCTCCCTGCGCCTGTTCTGA
- a CDS encoding SSI family serine proteinase inhibitor gives MRRALPLLALVGALLVGCGLDSDDEPGTDAEAGGGSVAATSITIEVRTEADAEPNVMTLECDPVGGDHPQAQEACAALASAGADVLEPVPADQVCTMIYGGPQTATVKGTVDGADVDATFTRENGCEVDRWETLGTTFFDVPLQ, from the coding sequence GTGCGTAGGGCCCTGCCGCTCCTCGCCCTCGTCGGGGCACTCCTGGTCGGTTGCGGCCTGGACTCCGACGACGAGCCCGGTACGGACGCCGAGGCCGGCGGCGGCTCGGTCGCGGCCACGTCGATCACCATCGAGGTGCGCACCGAGGCCGACGCCGAGCCGAACGTCATGACCCTCGAGTGCGACCCGGTGGGTGGCGACCACCCCCAGGCCCAGGAGGCCTGCGCCGCGCTCGCGTCGGCCGGGGCGGACGTCCTCGAGCCCGTGCCGGCCGACCAGGTCTGCACGATGATCTACGGCGGCCCCCAGACCGCCACGGTCAAGGGGACGGTCGACGGCGCCGACGTCGATGCCACCTTCACCCGCGAGAACGGCTGCGAGGTCGACCGCTGGGAGACGCTCGGCACCACGTTCTTCGACGTCCCCCTTCAATGA
- a CDS encoding ferritin, giving the protein MTSQAFVEKLNEQLGHEFGAHQQYVAIAAFYDAQTMPRMAALFYDQAAEERDHAMMMVQYLLDAGETPHIPALPAPVGEFGDVVEPVRAALEQEKKVTEQVNELTRIARADGDFASEQFMQWFIREQVEEVAKMGDLLAVVTRAKDDVDRIEDWVAREDTGESSDPTAPRIAGA; this is encoded by the coding sequence ATGACGTCACAGGCGTTCGTGGAGAAGCTCAACGAGCAGCTGGGGCACGAGTTCGGGGCGCACCAGCAGTACGTGGCGATCGCGGCGTTCTACGACGCCCAGACGATGCCGCGGATGGCGGCGCTCTTCTACGACCAGGCGGCCGAGGAGCGCGACCACGCCATGATGATGGTGCAGTACCTGCTGGACGCCGGCGAGACGCCGCACATCCCTGCCCTGCCCGCGCCGGTCGGAGAGTTCGGCGACGTCGTGGAGCCGGTCCGCGCTGCGCTCGAGCAGGAGAAGAAGGTCACCGAGCAGGTCAACGAGCTGACCCGGATCGCGAGGGCCGACGGCGACTTCGCGTCGGAGCAGTTCATGCAGTGGTTCATCCGCGAGCAGGTCGAGGAGGTCGCCAAGATGGGGGACCTGCTGGCCGTGGTCACGCGGGCGAAGGACGACGTCGACCGCATCGAGGACTGGGTCGCCCGCGAGGACACGGGGGAGTCCTCCGACCCGACGGCGCCCAGGATCGCCGGTGCGTAG
- a CDS encoding isocitrate lyase/phosphoenolpyruvate mutase family protein, which translates to MDLKTRAQTLLDLHTAPELLTVVNVWDAITARIVTEVEGTKALATASHSIAASHGYEDGENIPVDEMIAAVGLIVANTHLPVTADLEAGYGDPGETARKAIGVGAVGANLEDQVKPLAEAVAAVEAVVKAGEAEGIPFVLNARTDVVAKAGDRPHDEVIADAIERGRAFIEVGAPIVFVPGPLSEDDVSAFVDAWGPQRLTTIGYPGSIPLARQQELGVARVSYGPFTQSVALMALQDLTRDIQSGGALPEGFRVLN; encoded by the coding sequence ATGGACCTGAAGACACGCGCCCAGACGCTGCTCGACCTGCACACCGCCCCGGAGCTGCTCACCGTCGTGAACGTGTGGGACGCCATCACCGCCCGCATCGTCACCGAGGTCGAGGGCACCAAGGCCCTCGCCACGGCGAGCCACTCCATCGCCGCGTCGCACGGCTACGAGGACGGCGAGAACATCCCGGTCGACGAGATGATCGCCGCCGTCGGGCTCATCGTCGCGAACACGCACCTGCCGGTGACGGCCGACCTCGAGGCCGGCTACGGCGACCCCGGCGAGACCGCCCGCAAGGCGATCGGCGTGGGCGCGGTCGGTGCCAACCTCGAGGACCAGGTGAAGCCTCTGGCCGAGGCCGTGGCCGCGGTCGAGGCCGTCGTGAAGGCCGGTGAGGCCGAGGGCATCCCGTTCGTGCTGAACGCCCGCACCGACGTCGTCGCGAAGGCCGGCGACCGTCCGCACGACGAGGTCATCGCCGACGCGATCGAGCGCGGCAGGGCCTTCATCGAGGTCGGCGCGCCGATCGTCTTCGTCCCGGGCCCCCTCTCGGAGGACGACGTCAGCGCGTTCGTCGACGCCTGGGGCCCGCAGCGGCTCACCACCATCGGCTACCCGGGGTCCATCCCCCTCGCGCGCCAGCAGGAGCTCGGCGTCGCTCGCGTGTCGTACGGCCCGTTCACGCAGTCCGTCGCGCTCATGGCCCTGCAGGACCTGACCCGTGACATCCAGTCCGGCGGCGCGCTGCCCGAGGGCTTTCGCGTCCTCAACTGA